A single window of Thalassoroseus pseudoceratinae DNA harbors:
- a CDS encoding V-type ATP synthase subunit A: MPTSPSKARIVGVAGNIVTIEADCPIMKNEVAYIHVGGDRLKSEVLRVFGNTADMQVFEETQGVRVGDEVELTKEMLPAVLGPGLLGTVFDGLQNPLHELAERDGFFLHRGSTVPALSTTVEWDFRPTRTVGEKLRAGDVLGTVPERQITHKIMLPFGESHEVELLWIAKGKFTVDQPIARVRDAKGREREVTMQQTWPVRRPVTAKLLRQRLSERQFPIERLTTTIRLIDTFFPIARGGTACIPGPFGAGKTVLQGLIARYSAVDIVVVVACGERAGEVLETVHEFSTMVDPRSGGKLMDRTIIICNTSSMPVAAREASIYMGITLGEYYRQMGLNVLLIADSTSRWAQAMRETSGRLEEIPGEEAFPAYLDSSIKNVYERAGLFKTNDGSVGSLSMVGTVSPAGGNFEEPVTQSTLGAVKCFLGLSSDRAYKRFYPAIDPLFSWSRYLDQLQPHLDRELDPQWTESVKEMTELLHRGDSVHQMMQVTGEEGVTMEDFLDYQRATFVDLVFLQQDAFDAVDVSVPVDRQLESFRLVRRLVQQNYEFHDKEQIRTFFTQLTSLYKNLNYAEFGSDHYQDLVEQILNLDRRAIAGEFDSLQATS; this comes from the coding sequence ATGCCAACATCACCTTCTAAGGCCCGAATCGTCGGCGTGGCGGGGAACATTGTGACGATCGAGGCGGACTGCCCGATCATGAAAAACGAAGTGGCGTACATCCACGTCGGCGGAGATCGGCTCAAGTCGGAAGTGCTCCGCGTGTTCGGCAACACCGCGGACATGCAAGTCTTCGAGGAAACCCAAGGGGTCCGTGTCGGGGATGAGGTCGAATTGACCAAGGAAATGTTGCCCGCCGTCCTCGGTCCCGGTCTTCTGGGAACGGTGTTCGATGGTCTGCAAAATCCGCTGCACGAATTGGCCGAACGGGATGGCTTCTTCCTACATCGTGGCAGCACCGTTCCGGCTTTATCCACGACAGTCGAATGGGATTTTCGACCGACACGCACAGTCGGTGAGAAACTCCGAGCCGGCGATGTCTTGGGAACCGTTCCCGAGCGGCAAATTACCCACAAAATCATGTTGCCGTTCGGGGAAAGCCATGAAGTGGAACTGCTCTGGATCGCCAAAGGCAAATTCACGGTCGATCAACCGATCGCACGAGTTCGCGATGCCAAGGGACGCGAACGCGAAGTGACCATGCAACAGACATGGCCCGTTCGTCGCCCAGTCACAGCCAAACTTCTTCGGCAACGCCTGTCCGAACGTCAATTCCCCATCGAACGACTGACGACGACAATCCGCCTGATCGACACTTTCTTTCCGATCGCCCGCGGCGGAACCGCGTGTATTCCAGGGCCGTTTGGTGCGGGAAAGACCGTACTACAGGGATTGATCGCGCGGTACTCGGCCGTGGATATCGTTGTTGTGGTCGCCTGTGGAGAACGTGCCGGGGAAGTGCTGGAAACCGTGCACGAGTTCTCCACCATGGTTGACCCACGCAGTGGCGGCAAACTCATGGACCGCACGATTATCATCTGCAATACCTCATCCATGCCCGTGGCCGCTCGCGAGGCGTCAATTTACATGGGCATTACACTCGGCGAATACTATCGTCAAATGGGGTTGAATGTGCTGCTCATTGCCGACTCGACGTCACGTTGGGCACAAGCCATGCGGGAGACATCCGGCCGATTGGAAGAGATTCCTGGCGAAGAAGCGTTTCCCGCGTATCTCGATTCCTCCATCAAGAACGTCTACGAACGGGCGGGGCTCTTCAAGACCAATGACGGCAGCGTCGGCAGTTTGAGCATGGTTGGCACCGTTTCGCCGGCAGGTGGGAACTTCGAGGAACCCGTCACCCAATCCACGTTGGGCGCGGTCAAATGTTTTCTCGGCTTGTCTTCGGATCGGGCCTACAAACGTTTCTACCCCGCGATTGATCCCTTGTTTTCCTGGTCCCGGTATCTGGACCAATTGCAGCCCCACCTCGATCGTGAACTCGATCCCCAATGGACCGAATCAGTGAAAGAGATGACGGAACTTCTCCACCGCGGTGACAGCGTCCATCAGATGATGCAAGTCACCGGGGAAGAGGGCGTCACCATGGAAGACTTTCTCGACTATCAGCGAGCGACGTTTGTCGACTTGGTGTTCTTGCAACAAGATGCCTTCGACGCGGTGGACGTGTCTGTGCCCGTCGATCGGCAATTGGAATCATTCCGGCTCGTGCGTCGTCTGGTCCAGCAAAACTACGAGTTCCACGACAAAGAGCAAATTCGGACGTTCTTCACGCAACTCACTAGCCTCTACAAGAACCTGAACTATGCCGAGTTTGGGTCGGACCACTACCAGGACTTGGTCGAGCAAATTCTGAACTTGGACCGCCGCGCGATTGCCGGGGAATTCGACTCACTACAAGCAACGTCCTAA
- a CDS encoding DUF2764 family protein encodes MSYFTLIASLPPLPPHFDVTRPPITRLQLDERLKMLTEEDTETIAQLNEFLAWDHQPLEQSDTEVINRFHKLKHEVHHPIIWRIVENRLNMRTIISALRRRRAGDGPPQGVGELVDPIRRNFKEPYFRLENRFPWIETFARHWEAGEALEAERILFEVMWKLRHHMATRFTFSFEAVLLYLARWTIVDRWTSRDAEVGKTRFDQMIEETLGDYANITF; translated from the coding sequence GTGTCTTACTTTACTCTGATTGCCAGTCTGCCTCCCTTGCCGCCGCATTTCGATGTGACGCGACCGCCGATCACACGTCTACAATTGGACGAACGGCTCAAAATGCTCACGGAGGAAGACACCGAGACCATCGCCCAGCTCAATGAGTTTTTGGCCTGGGATCATCAACCGTTAGAGCAATCGGACACGGAAGTCATCAACCGGTTCCACAAACTGAAGCACGAGGTTCACCATCCGATCATCTGGCGGATCGTGGAGAACCGATTGAACATGCGAACGATCATCAGTGCACTTCGTCGTCGCCGTGCTGGGGACGGACCGCCTCAAGGCGTTGGCGAGTTGGTCGATCCCATCCGTCGCAACTTCAAGGAACCGTATTTTCGACTCGAAAACCGGTTTCCTTGGATCGAAACGTTCGCGAGGCATTGGGAAGCCGGAGAGGCATTGGAAGCGGAACGAATTCTGTTTGAAGTCATGTGGAAACTCCGCCATCACATGGCAACGAGGTTCACGTTTTCTTTTGAAGCCGTGCTCCTCTATCTGGCTCGCTGGACGATCGTTGATCGTTGGACGAGTCGAGACGCCGAGGTGGGAAAAACTCGTTTTGATCAGATGATTGAGGAGACGCTGGGTGACTATGCCAACATCACCTTCTAA
- a CDS encoding ATP synthase subunit C — translation MELFWIMLGWMGIYGPTALGAVGSIIGCARAGQAACGAMIDVESGYGRLVGLSALPSSQIIYGIVVMFTLNRPVTTETAPGLFAVGILCGIALLFSAVFQGLCCASAIVASKSKPEIFGLSAAPAAIVEGFAVFAFIFALVIAGEIPTPGN, via the coding sequence ATGGAACTCTTCTGGATTATGCTCGGTTGGATGGGAATTTACGGCCCCACCGCGCTTGGAGCCGTGGGTAGCATCATCGGGTGTGCCCGTGCCGGGCAAGCAGCCTGTGGTGCAATGATCGATGTGGAAAGTGGATACGGACGTCTGGTTGGGCTTTCGGCGTTGCCTTCCTCACAGATCATTTATGGTATCGTCGTGATGTTCACACTGAATCGGCCCGTCACAACCGAGACGGCACCCGGGTTGTTCGCGGTGGGAATTCTGTGTGGAATCGCTCTTCTGTTTAGTGCGGTGTTCCAAGGGTTGTGTTGTGCCTCCGCGATTGTCGCGAGCAAGAGCAAACCGGAAATCTTTGGCCTCTCCGCTGCACCTGCTGCCATTGTGGAAGGCTTCGCCGTGTTCGCGTTCATTTTCGCTTTGGTGATCGCCGGCGAAATCCCCACACCCGGTAACTAG
- a CDS encoding V-type ATP synthase subunit I: MAIVELKRATLFGTNSQQTVIIDGLQKLGCMHLINLRETPVQAPQLVSKEARETLKYLTSSPTQRRQEKSRYRFDREKLIRDVLEIKQQKERRISERDDLKKAITDLEPWGEFQLPDADETGGLRFWFFQVPRHRLTEIPDEINWYVANEGPRFAYVVVLAHESPELPFPPLELDRRPLSELRQELQRIEHELEELDWKRVTLTRWRTLLKKDLDAADDQAAQHAAAQCTLRDPDVFALQGWVPESACEDVKRFADEHDVALTLEAVTPEDQPPTLLKNPDRVAGAEGCVTFYITPNYHAWDPTFIVFFSFSLFFAMIVADAGYGLLMAGILFLSWRKLSQSASAIQFRNLLVGIVFATVVYGVLVGSYFGVEPREGYFADRLRVRIGGEPMMNNQTAMMGIAVAIGVIHLSLANGISAWNSRRSFRCLGHLGWAFLIQGGFLMGAGRLAEIPQLFEIGKMLAIGGGVGILLFSSDRTLLSWNPIWHLRRLFDGIMQVANLSKAFGDCLSYLRLFALGLASAQLAVTFNDLAQQASQTRGFGILLALLILVVGHGINLLLGLMGGVVHGLRLNCIEFFNWSLTSEGYTFQPFNKKAET; the protein is encoded by the coding sequence ATGGCTATCGTGGAATTAAAAAGAGCCACTTTGTTTGGCACCAACTCGCAGCAAACCGTGATCATCGACGGATTGCAGAAGTTGGGTTGCATGCATCTGATCAACCTCCGAGAGACGCCGGTTCAAGCCCCCCAACTCGTCTCGAAAGAGGCTCGTGAAACACTGAAATACCTGACGTCGTCTCCGACTCAACGTCGACAGGAGAAATCTCGATATCGGTTCGATCGGGAGAAGCTGATTCGTGATGTCTTGGAGATCAAACAACAAAAAGAACGACGGATCTCCGAGCGAGACGACCTCAAAAAAGCGATTACCGACTTGGAACCCTGGGGAGAATTTCAACTCCCCGATGCCGATGAAACCGGCGGATTGCGGTTCTGGTTCTTTCAGGTTCCGCGACATCGGCTGACAGAAATTCCCGACGAGATCAACTGGTATGTTGCCAACGAGGGACCTCGTTTCGCCTACGTCGTTGTCCTCGCTCATGAATCCCCCGAACTGCCCTTCCCGCCCTTGGAGTTGGACCGTCGACCGCTTTCGGAACTTCGGCAGGAACTACAACGGATCGAACACGAACTTGAGGAACTCGATTGGAAACGAGTGACACTCACCCGTTGGCGAACACTGTTAAAAAAAGACTTGGATGCCGCGGACGATCAGGCAGCTCAACACGCAGCGGCACAGTGCACGCTTCGTGATCCAGACGTCTTCGCCTTGCAAGGGTGGGTTCCCGAGAGTGCTTGCGAGGACGTGAAACGATTCGCTGACGAGCATGATGTTGCTCTGACGTTGGAAGCGGTCACCCCCGAGGACCAACCGCCTACGCTTCTCAAAAACCCTGATCGTGTTGCCGGCGCTGAGGGTTGCGTCACGTTTTACATCACACCGAATTATCATGCGTGGGACCCCACGTTCATCGTCTTTTTTTCGTTCAGCCTGTTCTTTGCCATGATCGTCGCCGACGCCGGTTACGGTTTACTGATGGCAGGAATCCTTTTTCTCTCTTGGCGAAAACTTAGCCAATCGGCGTCGGCCATTCAGTTCCGCAATCTGCTCGTGGGCATCGTGTTTGCGACCGTGGTGTATGGGGTGTTGGTGGGAAGCTACTTTGGCGTGGAACCACGCGAGGGGTACTTCGCAGACAGACTCCGTGTCCGCATTGGTGGCGAACCGATGATGAATAACCAGACCGCAATGATGGGAATTGCAGTCGCGATCGGCGTGATTCATCTGAGCCTCGCGAATGGAATTTCCGCTTGGAATTCACGGCGTTCGTTCCGATGTCTTGGTCATTTGGGATGGGCGTTTCTTATCCAAGGTGGCTTCCTGATGGGGGCGGGACGTCTCGCGGAAATCCCTCAGCTCTTTGAAATCGGGAAGATGTTGGCAATCGGTGGAGGCGTCGGCATTCTACTTTTCAGTAGCGACCGCACGTTGCTTTCCTGGAATCCGATTTGGCATTTGCGTCGACTTTTTGATGGCATCATGCAAGTGGCCAATCTGTCGAAAGCGTTCGGCGACTGCCTGAGTTATCTGCGACTGTTCGCACTTGGTCTGGCCAGTGCCCAACTCGCGGTCACGTTCAATGACCTCGCTCAACAGGCGTCCCAAACTCGAGGCTTCGGGATCCTGCTGGCATTACTAATTCTCGTGGTCGGACACGGGATCAACTTGCTATTAGGTCTGATGGGCGGTGTCGTTCATGGATTGCGTCTCAATTGCATCGAGTTTTTCAACTGGAGCCTGACAAGTGAAGGATACACTTTTCAGCCCTTCAACAAGAAAGCGGAGACATAG
- a CDS encoding V-type ATP synthase subunit D has translation MRLALNKNSLKQQQDQLGMFRKFLPSLDLKRQQLQAAWKDARTELARLEANEVEYRHSLEPLLSLLGSSTLQTQDLSRLVQVRNVVIEEENIVGARVPVVREIEFERTPYSTLTFPFWVDQLVESLENLARLRVELQAQQTLVERLEQAARKITQRVNLFEKVLIPNALENIKRIRIALSDEERAAVVRSKLAKQKNRN, from the coding sequence TTGAGACTCGCCTTAAACAAGAACTCTCTCAAACAGCAACAAGACCAGTTGGGCATGTTTCGAAAGTTCTTGCCCTCGCTGGATTTGAAACGCCAACAACTTCAAGCGGCTTGGAAAGACGCCCGGACGGAGTTGGCACGGTTGGAAGCCAACGAGGTTGAGTACCGCCATTCGTTGGAACCGCTCCTGTCGCTGTTAGGAAGTTCCACCCTGCAAACTCAGGACTTGTCGCGTCTTGTGCAGGTTCGGAATGTTGTGATCGAAGAAGAAAACATCGTGGGTGCTCGTGTGCCGGTCGTTAGGGAAATCGAGTTTGAACGAACCCCCTACTCCACTTTGACGTTTCCGTTCTGGGTCGATCAACTGGTCGAAAGTTTGGAGAACCTGGCCCGGTTGCGGGTTGAGTTGCAAGCCCAACAAACGCTAGTCGAACGGTTGGAACAAGCCGCCCGCAAAATTACCCAGCGAGTCAACCTTTTTGAAAAAGTGCTGATTCCCAACGCATTAGAAAACATCAAACGGATTCGCATCGCATTGTCCGATGAAGAACGAGCGGCGGTGGTCCGGTCGAAACTCGCCAAACAAAAGAATCGTAACTGA
- a CDS encoding V-type ATP synthase subunit B gives MLNDLTFYTHILSIVGDIIKVRAKQAGLGDLAVVENWDGERSLAQVIAIHRDEVSLQVFTGGKGLSTEARIQFLGHPSQVTFSENILGRVFNGAGEPTDGGPSLQGDPRVEIGGPSVNPVMRIVPKRMIETKVPMIDVFNSLVESQKIPIFSVAGEPYNQLLARIGIQADAEIIVFGGMGLVFDDYHFFRTTFEEEGVFPRTVMFVNQASDPIVERMLVPDMALKVAERFAVEQKKRVLVLLTDMTAYADALKEIGVSMERVPATRGYMGDLYSQLALRYERACDYRGAGSVTILTVTTMPGDDVTHPVPDNTGYITEGQFYLHDGMIDPFGSLSRLKQQVVGKTTRDDHGQLMNTMIRLYSGAREAEKKQAMAFDLSPFDHKLLTYGKIFRQRFMEIDVSLPLVDALDLGWQTLAECFQPEELLMKQELIDKYYPANVGDSKT, from the coding sequence ATGCTCAATGATCTCACGTTTTACACGCACATTCTGTCTATTGTCGGCGACATCATCAAAGTTCGCGCGAAGCAGGCTGGGCTTGGTGATCTGGCGGTGGTGGAGAATTGGGATGGCGAACGTTCGCTAGCCCAGGTGATCGCCATCCACAGAGACGAAGTATCCCTTCAAGTCTTCACCGGTGGCAAGGGACTGTCGACCGAAGCGCGGATTCAATTCTTGGGTCATCCATCACAAGTCACGTTTTCCGAGAACATCTTGGGACGCGTCTTCAATGGTGCGGGCGAGCCAACGGATGGTGGTCCTTCACTCCAGGGAGACCCGCGAGTCGAAATCGGGGGACCATCGGTCAATCCCGTCATGCGGATTGTTCCAAAACGCATGATCGAGACCAAAGTCCCCATGATCGATGTGTTCAACTCGCTGGTGGAAAGCCAAAAGATCCCCATCTTTTCCGTCGCGGGGGAACCGTATAACCAATTGCTGGCACGCATCGGAATTCAGGCCGACGCGGAAATCATTGTGTTTGGTGGCATGGGCCTCGTGTTCGATGACTACCACTTCTTCCGCACGACATTCGAGGAAGAGGGCGTGTTTCCACGAACGGTTATGTTCGTCAATCAAGCCTCCGACCCGATCGTCGAACGCATGTTAGTTCCGGACATGGCCTTGAAAGTCGCGGAGCGATTTGCTGTCGAGCAGAAGAAACGTGTGCTGGTACTACTCACCGATATGACGGCCTATGCGGATGCACTCAAAGAGATTGGCGTCTCGATGGAACGTGTGCCAGCTACGCGGGGGTACATGGGCGATCTCTACAGCCAACTCGCTTTGCGATACGAACGCGCTTGCGACTATCGCGGAGCCGGATCGGTGACAATTCTTACCGTCACCACCATGCCCGGTGATGATGTCACCCACCCCGTTCCCGATAACACCGGCTACATCACCGAGGGTCAGTTTTATCTGCACGATGGCATGATCGACCCCTTCGGTTCGTTGTCGCGACTCAAACAACAGGTGGTTGGCAAAACCACACGGGACGATCATGGCCAACTCATGAATACCATGATCCGTCTCTATTCCGGAGCCCGAGAAGCCGAGAAGAAACAAGCGATGGCGTTTGACTTGTCGCCGTTCGATCACAAGTTGCTCACCTACGGAAAGATCTTTCGACAGCGATTCATGGAGATCGACGTTTCGCTCCCCTTGGTGGATGCCCTTGACCTTGGCTGGCAGACACTAGCGGAATGCTTCCAACCGGAAGAACTGCTGATGAAGCAGGAACTGATCGACAAATACTATCCCGCTAACGTGGGAGACTCGAAAACTTGA
- a CDS encoding efflux RND transporter permease subunit — protein sequence MNLTALAIEKRAVTYFAILLVVAGGIFSYFQLGQLEDPEFSVKTAVITTTYPGASAEQVELEITDRLETKLQEMVELKNVYSNSRAGLSIIKVDIKSNYWSDRLPQVWDVLRKKVADVEPTLPPGAGKPKIGDDFGYVFGFLLAVSSDGFSYAELEQYVKDMRKELSVVSGVARVDLWGVQDKRIFIDVSSAQLAALGLTPEQIMTTLQSQNLVVDAGRVDYYSQRLRVAPTGEFQSPEDIGNLAITSKVNGQDELIRIRDFANVRVGYVDPPVQLLRQNGRQAIAMALAPGAGENIVQVGQAIDQRINELVAELPVGINVERISWQSDQVSESIRAFMVSLLEAVAIVLILLAITMGVRAGIIIGISGLVFPILGTFVVMAIMGIDLHRISLGALIIAMGMMVDNAIVVTDGIMVRISQGMDREKAAIEAASGPAWPLLGATVVACMAFYPIFASSYDTGEYAGSLFTVVAISLFLSWVFCQTVGPILCIAMLPAPKPGQTETDPYQGSFYQRFRGLLSLTIRFRVLFLGGMVALLLVSVAGFRFVPQLYFPDSSRQQIMIDYWAPQGTRIQQTSADLRRIEEFVQKHDSTASVSAFIGKGPPRFYLPVSAEDPYSSYAQIIVNTKSLDGVNKLVEDTDAWVQENVPEAMVRVRKYAVGAFDDWKIEARFSGPAVADPATLRRLAEQGADILRDSPYAKEVRVNWRERVQAVVPEFNEERARWAGVSRDDLARVMRRATDGVVVGQYRQQDDLIPIVARNIDAERQNAASSLDELQITPKLSSQSVPVLQVIDGVVTPWEDPIIWRWDRRRAITVQCSPNNVTAPTLRNSVLKQFEDIELPPGYRLDWDGEYWSAKQSQEALVPGIVPALVVMLFILVALFNSFRPMLICFMVIPFVMIGITSGLLMTNTPFGFIALLGAMSLSGMMIKNVVVLLDEVNSNLAKNMSPYNAVVEAAVSRLNPVVNAAGTTVLGVLPMLQDVFWVALAVTIFFGLIAGTLLTMVMVPTLYSLLYRIPWQKNAPSDSPGQTTA from the coding sequence ATGAATTTAACAGCGTTGGCCATTGAAAAACGTGCCGTCACCTATTTCGCGATCTTGCTGGTCGTGGCTGGCGGAATCTTCAGCTATTTCCAGCTTGGCCAATTGGAAGATCCGGAATTCTCCGTCAAAACAGCGGTGATCACGACGACGTATCCCGGTGCGAGTGCCGAGCAAGTCGAACTCGAGATCACCGACCGGCTCGAAACCAAATTGCAGGAGATGGTCGAACTCAAGAACGTCTATTCCAACTCCCGCGCGGGGCTGTCGATCATCAAAGTCGACATCAAAAGCAATTATTGGTCGGATCGGTTGCCGCAAGTTTGGGATGTGTTGCGAAAGAAGGTCGCGGATGTCGAACCGACGCTGCCTCCCGGTGCCGGCAAACCTAAGATCGGTGATGACTTTGGCTATGTCTTCGGCTTTCTCTTGGCGGTCAGCAGTGATGGCTTCAGTTATGCGGAGTTGGAACAGTACGTCAAAGACATGCGGAAGGAGTTGAGCGTTGTTTCAGGCGTGGCTCGCGTCGATCTATGGGGCGTTCAAGACAAACGAATTTTCATTGATGTCTCGAGTGCTCAGCTCGCGGCCCTCGGTCTGACGCCCGAACAGATCATGACCACACTGCAATCGCAGAACCTGGTCGTCGATGCGGGTCGCGTGGACTACTATTCCCAACGACTCCGAGTCGCTCCGACGGGCGAATTCCAATCCCCCGAAGACATCGGCAATCTAGCCATCACCAGCAAAGTCAATGGCCAGGATGAATTGATTCGCATCCGCGACTTTGCCAACGTCCGAGTTGGCTATGTGGATCCGCCGGTTCAACTACTTCGGCAGAACGGTCGACAAGCGATCGCCATGGCGTTGGCTCCGGGCGCAGGCGAAAACATCGTCCAAGTCGGTCAAGCGATCGACCAGCGAATCAACGAGCTCGTCGCCGAACTGCCGGTGGGGATCAACGTCGAGCGGATTTCCTGGCAGTCCGACCAGGTGAGCGAATCGATTCGGGCCTTCATGGTCAGTCTTCTTGAGGCTGTTGCCATCGTTCTGATTTTGCTCGCGATCACGATGGGCGTGCGAGCCGGAATCATCATCGGAATTAGCGGTCTGGTGTTCCCGATTCTAGGGACGTTCGTGGTCATGGCCATTATGGGGATCGACCTGCACCGTATTTCACTCGGAGCATTGATCATTGCGATGGGTATGATGGTCGACAATGCGATCGTCGTGACCGATGGCATCATGGTTCGGATTTCTCAAGGAATGGATCGCGAAAAGGCGGCCATCGAAGCCGCCAGCGGACCGGCGTGGCCACTTCTTGGTGCGACGGTCGTGGCGTGCATGGCGTTTTATCCGATTTTTGCCTCGAGTTATGACACCGGAGAATACGCCGGTAGCTTGTTTACAGTCGTCGCGATTTCCCTGTTTCTGAGCTGGGTTTTCTGTCAGACCGTCGGACCGATTCTGTGCATCGCGATGTTGCCTGCTCCCAAACCGGGGCAGACGGAAACCGATCCGTATCAAGGATCGTTCTATCAACGCTTTCGCGGCTTATTGTCTTTGACAATTCGGTTCCGCGTGCTGTTTCTCGGCGGCATGGTGGCTTTGCTTTTAGTCTCCGTAGCGGGATTTCGTTTTGTCCCGCAGTTGTACTTTCCGGATTCCAGCCGCCAGCAAATCATGATTGATTATTGGGCGCCGCAGGGAACGCGAATTCAACAAACCAGTGCCGATCTTCGGCGGATCGAGGAATTTGTTCAGAAGCACGATTCGACGGCGTCCGTTAGCGCGTTTATCGGCAAAGGCCCGCCACGGTTCTATCTGCCAGTGAGCGCGGAAGACCCCTACTCCTCGTATGCTCAGATCATCGTCAACACGAAGTCACTCGATGGTGTCAACAAGTTGGTGGAAGACACGGATGCTTGGGTTCAAGAGAATGTGCCCGAGGCGATGGTTCGCGTTCGCAAGTACGCGGTTGGAGCGTTTGACGACTGGAAAATCGAAGCTCGTTTCAGCGGACCGGCGGTTGCCGATCCCGCAACACTAAGACGATTGGCCGAGCAAGGTGCGGACATCCTCCGCGATTCCCCGTACGCCAAGGAAGTTCGTGTCAACTGGCGAGAACGTGTTCAAGCGGTCGTCCCGGAATTCAATGAGGAACGTGCCCGTTGGGCTGGCGTCTCGCGGGACGATCTCGCACGGGTGATGCGTCGCGCGACCGACGGTGTCGTGGTTGGCCAGTACCGGCAACAAGATGATTTAATTCCAATCGTTGCCAGAAACATTGATGCCGAAAGGCAGAATGCGGCGTCCTCACTCGATGAGTTGCAAATCACACCGAAGTTGTCCAGCCAATCGGTTCCGGTGTTGCAAGTGATCGATGGTGTGGTAACGCCGTGGGAAGATCCGATCATTTGGCGATGGGACCGCCGACGGGCAATCACGGTGCAATGTTCTCCAAACAACGTCACGGCCCCCACGTTGCGAAACTCCGTGCTGAAGCAATTCGAGGACATCGAACTACCGCCGGGCTACCGACTCGACTGGGACGGTGAGTATTGGAGTGCGAAACAATCCCAAGAAGCACTCGTCCCGGGAATCGTCCCGGCGTTGGTCGTGATGTTGTTCATCCTCGTGGCTTTGTTCAACAGCTTTCGACCGATGTTGATTTGCTTCATGGTGATCCCGTTCGTGATGATCGGTATCACCAGTGGATTGCTCATGACGAACACGCCATTCGGATTTATTGCCCTCTTGGGAGCGATGAGTCTGTCTGGGATGATGATTAAGAACGTCGTCGTTTTGCTGGACGAAGTGAACTCGAACCTGGCTAAGAATATGTCGCCGTACAATGCGGTCGTCGAAGCGGCCGTCTCCCGTTTGAATCCCGTCGTCAATGCAGCGGGAACGACCGTCCTGGGTGTGCTGCCGATGTTGCAGGATGTCTTCTGGGTGGCACTTGCGGTCACGATTTTCTTCGGCCTGATTGCCGGCACATTGCTGACGATGGTGATGGTGCCAACACTTTACAGCTTGCTGTACCGCATTCCGTGGCAGAAGAACGCTCCCTCTGATTCACCAGGACAGACCACAGCTTGA